In Maridesulfovibrio sp., the following proteins share a genomic window:
- a CDS encoding tetratricopeptide repeat protein: MAPADHDKQKIKGVFSSQNVQKIGTGTTVRRTISKMYWMAEELDPANVEIQALNTSYIPAGPKSVVPMEEFLSKYSPEPEFYVSTVYPKIQELNSTISRGEKARQAGATYSAEFEFQNALGVDEENVKANFGLGLTYMERGESNKANDIFNRLVKLDAAFQAEHKHLFNEFGINLRKTGMQDQAIDYYDRALEITSNDENLHYNIARAYFEKGVLDKCSAHLKKALELNKDHTEASKFLEFLKKHHPEQVQA, translated from the coding sequence ATGGCTCCAGCGGATCACGACAAGCAAAAGATAAAAGGTGTTTTCTCCAGCCAGAATGTACAGAAGATCGGAACCGGGACTACCGTCCGCAGGACTATCAGCAAAATGTACTGGATGGCAGAAGAACTGGACCCGGCAAATGTTGAGATTCAGGCCCTGAATACCAGTTACATTCCAGCCGGTCCTAAATCAGTCGTTCCTATGGAAGAATTCCTGTCCAAGTACTCCCCTGAGCCGGAATTCTATGTCTCCACAGTCTATCCAAAAATTCAAGAACTCAACTCAACAATCTCGCGTGGTGAAAAAGCCAGACAGGCCGGAGCTACATACAGTGCGGAATTCGAGTTTCAAAATGCACTGGGTGTTGATGAGGAAAACGTTAAAGCCAACTTCGGACTCGGGTTGACCTATATGGAGCGCGGAGAATCAAACAAGGCTAATGATATTTTCAACAGGCTGGTCAAACTTGATGCTGCATTTCAGGCTGAACACAAGCACCTGTTCAATGAATTCGGCATCAACCTGCGCAAAACAGGCATGCAGGATCAAGCCATCGACTACTATGACCGGGCATTGGAAATCACCAGCAACGACGAGAATCTGCATTACAACATCGCCCGAGCCTACTTTGAGAAAGGTGTGCTGGACAAATGTTCCGCCCATTTGAAAAAAGCCCTTGAATTAAACAAAGACCATACTGAAGCTTCCAAATTCCTTGAATTTTTGAAAAAACATCACCCGGAACAAGTTCAGGCATAA
- a CDS encoding XRE family transcriptional regulator — protein MSNEQAYKEIAPRLVGLRDAMDMSVEELAEKAGVTPERVAQYESGTVEIPVSYLMDVAHICGVGLTVLISGSEAHLTNYALVRSGKGLSVDRRKDYDYKNLASTFVGRRMEPFMVEVPPKEVADMNFTTHRGQEFIYVLEGRLELRLDDSVLELGEGDSLYFDSNTPHALRGLDDKSARMLDVIL, from the coding sequence ATGAGTAATGAACAGGCTTATAAGGAAATTGCACCGAGGCTTGTGGGCCTGCGTGATGCAATGGATATGAGCGTGGAAGAGCTTGCTGAGAAGGCGGGCGTAACCCCGGAACGTGTCGCTCAGTATGAGTCAGGCACTGTTGAAATTCCAGTCAGTTATCTTATGGATGTGGCTCACATTTGTGGAGTCGGTCTTACTGTGCTGATTTCCGGAAGCGAGGCCCACCTGACCAACTATGCGCTGGTGCGCAGCGGCAAAGGGCTTAGCGTGGATCGCCGCAAGGACTATGATTACAAGAACCTTGCATCTACTTTTGTAGGTCGCCGCATGGAACCTTTTATGGTTGAAGTACCTCCAAAAGAGGTTGCGGACATGAATTTCACCACCCACCGCGGGCAGGAGTTCATTTACGTTCTTGAAGGGCGTTTGGAGCTCAGGCTGGATGATTCCGTGCTGGAACTTGGAGAGGGAGATTCCCTGTACTTTGATTCCAACACTCCCCACGCTCTGCGCGGTCTTGACGACAAATCTGCACGCATGCTGGACGTCATTCTCTAG
- a CDS encoding tRNA (adenine-N1)-methyltransferase, with protein sequence MLEAGQLILLVNPKGKRYLRTLNAGEEIHTHDGMMYTDNILAAGYGKVVETHLGHKYQILKPTIYDIIKGLKRQTQIMYPKEISYLLLKLGIGPGTRVVESGSGSGGLTTALAYYVGDTGKVYTHEKRPEFYKLVRNNLEWAGLEHRVEQFNLNIEDGFLASDCDALFLDVPNPWDYLHHIPNAVIPGAMCGFLLPTTNQVSDLLKAMETMPFEELEVCEILVRHYKPIAERLRPEDRMVAHTGYLVFARNMAGCEMSVEPPKKKRENRGKPAADKYHVDRKDMIHAKKDVPEATEAVEENKAESSDEEKAE encoded by the coding sequence ATGCTTGAAGCTGGACAACTAATTTTGCTCGTTAACCCCAAAGGCAAGCGTTACCTGCGTACACTGAATGCCGGGGAAGAAATACATACTCATGACGGAATGATGTATACCGACAACATTCTCGCCGCCGGGTACGGAAAAGTTGTGGAAACCCATCTGGGCCACAAATACCAGATTCTTAAGCCCACCATTTACGACATCATCAAAGGTCTCAAACGCCAGACCCAGATCATGTATCCTAAAGAGATCAGCTACCTGCTGCTCAAGCTGGGCATCGGTCCAGGAACCCGCGTTGTTGAATCCGGTTCCGGCTCCGGCGGACTTACCACCGCACTGGCCTATTACGTTGGTGATACCGGGAAGGTTTACACCCACGAGAAACGCCCCGAATTTTACAAGCTGGTTCGCAATAACCTTGAATGGGCCGGCCTTGAACACCGTGTTGAGCAGTTCAACCTGAACATCGAAGACGGCTTCCTCGCCAGCGATTGCGACGCCCTCTTCCTCGACGTTCCCAACCCCTGGGACTACCTGCACCATATTCCTAATGCAGTAATTCCCGGCGCAATGTGCGGCTTCCTGCTGCCGACCACAAATCAGGTCAGCGATCTGCTGAAGGCCATGGAAACCATGCCGTTCGAAGAACTGGAAGTCTGCGAAATTCTCGTTCGCCACTACAAGCCCATTGCCGAACGTCTGCGCCCCGAAGATCGCATGGTAGCCCACACAGGATACCTAGTCTTCGCCCGCAACATGGCCGGATGCGAAATGAGCGTTGAGCCGCCCAAGAAAAAACGCGAGAACCGCGGCAAGCCCGCAGCGGATAAATATCATGTTGATCGTAAAGACATGATTCACGCGAAGAAAGATGTTCCCGAAGCAACCGAAGCTGTCGAAGAAAATAAAGCTGAATCTTCCGACGAGGAAAAGGCTGAATAA
- a CDS encoding Fic family protein, producing MTADYIKSESFSALLEEIDERKKQLDACRDSINSKIIDALNIEYTYDSNRIEGNTLTLRETDLVINKGLTIGGKSMQEHLEAVNHYEAIQYIREISSADTVFSEKIIKDIHGIILQGIDRRNAGIYRNVPVAISGSRHIPPQPWQVPVLMEQLLAWYTEQEPILHPVVLAAEMHERIATIHPFIDGNGRTARLVMNLILMQRGYLVVNIAGDTESRLAYYNALEKRNLEDDKIEFIELIAGYVLKSLRGVLEMVN from the coding sequence ATGACTGCCGATTACATTAAATCCGAATCATTTAGCGCATTGCTGGAGGAAATTGATGAACGCAAAAAGCAGCTAGATGCTTGTCGCGATTCCATTAATTCTAAAATCATTGATGCCCTGAACATCGAATATACCTACGACAGTAACCGCATTGAGGGTAACACCCTGACCCTGCGCGAGACCGATCTTGTCATCAACAAGGGGCTAACCATCGGTGGTAAATCCATGCAGGAGCATCTGGAAGCTGTTAACCACTATGAAGCTATCCAATACATCCGCGAGATTTCTTCTGCGGATACAGTGTTTTCAGAGAAAATAATCAAAGATATTCACGGGATTATTCTGCAAGGGATTGATCGCCGAAATGCAGGTATATACCGCAATGTTCCGGTTGCTATTTCCGGTAGTCGTCATATCCCCCCACAGCCGTGGCAGGTTCCTGTTTTGATGGAGCAGTTGCTGGCGTGGTATACCGAGCAAGAGCCGATTCTGCACCCAGTTGTGCTTGCAGCTGAAATGCACGAGCGCATAGCTACAATCCATCCTTTCATAGACGGCAACGGTCGTACTGCCCGTTTGGTAATGAATTTAATTCTGATGCAGCGCGGTTATCTAGTCGTTAATATCGCCGGAGATACCGAGAGCCGTCTGGCTTATTACAATGCATTGGAAAAACGTAATCTTGAGGATGATAAGATTGAGTTTATCGAATTGATTGCCGGGTATGTTTTGAAGAGTTTGCGTGGGGTATTGGAGATGGTAAATTGA
- a CDS encoding Rne/Rng family ribonuclease — protein sequence MTGNKKQKKKEKMFISVLPGEQVEVALTQEGQVIEYYVEMLHQAKTKGNIYKGYIHNIDAALQAAFINYGADRNGFLQVDEVHPEYYQGAYKLTKGHRYPLLQKVLKPGQEIFVQVVKEPTGKKGAFLSSYLSIPGRYFVLTPGREQIGISRKIEDEKERDRLKEVIDEVNPGAGVGVIVRTASMGQSKSALRRDFKFLTRLWNDIREKGQDAEPPSLVYEEMGLAARAVRDYLSSEVVEIWVDDQETLEQVKKLATLSFPRRSNLVKLHSDTDKSLWERFNLIKQIEQIYGREVNLPSGGRLVFDQTEALTAIDINSGKIGGERNFKEMALKTNKESADMIARQLKLRDLGGQVVIDFIEMKDPKHCREVEKTMRAALKGDRARTDVGRISRFGLMELVRQRLGSSAIAVSTESCPCCDGTGIRRNMEWQSMQAIKDIYRMLRKPNAESPLVYEAEEELALYLLNHKRDAIIQYEKMFDTKINIEILWGE from the coding sequence ATGACAGGTAATAAGAAACAGAAGAAAAAAGAGAAAATGTTTATCAGCGTGCTGCCCGGCGAACAGGTCGAAGTTGCGTTGACTCAGGAAGGTCAGGTCATTGAGTATTATGTTGAAATGCTCCATCAGGCCAAGACCAAAGGTAACATTTACAAAGGTTACATCCATAATATTGATGCCGCGTTGCAGGCGGCTTTCATCAATTACGGAGCCGATCGAAACGGTTTTCTACAGGTTGATGAAGTACACCCCGAGTACTATCAGGGAGCTTACAAGCTCACGAAAGGACATCGGTATCCCCTGCTCCAGAAAGTTCTGAAGCCGGGACAGGAAATTTTCGTGCAGGTGGTCAAGGAGCCCACCGGCAAGAAGGGGGCTTTCCTTTCCTCCTATCTTTCCATTCCGGGCCGCTACTTCGTTCTCACTCCCGGACGTGAACAGATCGGCATTTCCCGTAAGATCGAAGACGAGAAAGAACGTGATAGACTCAAAGAAGTGATCGATGAGGTAAACCCCGGAGCCGGGGTTGGCGTTATCGTGCGTACTGCGAGTATGGGGCAGAGTAAATCCGCACTGCGCCGCGATTTTAAATTTCTTACCCGTCTCTGGAATGACATCCGTGAAAAAGGACAGGATGCCGAGCCCCCGTCCCTCGTTTACGAGGAAATGGGGCTGGCTGCCCGTGCTGTTCGCGATTATCTTTCTTCCGAGGTAGTTGAAATATGGGTTGATGATCAGGAGACCCTTGAGCAGGTCAAAAAGCTGGCCACTCTCTCTTTTCCCCGCCGTTCCAATCTGGTCAAGCTGCATTCCGATACAGACAAATCCCTCTGGGAGCGGTTCAATCTGATCAAACAGATCGAACAGATTTATGGCCGCGAGGTGAACCTGCCTTCCGGCGGGCGCCTGGTCTTCGATCAAACCGAAGCATTGACCGCGATTGACATCAACTCCGGTAAAATCGGCGGCGAGCGCAACTTCAAGGAAATGGCGCTCAAGACCAACAAGGAAAGTGCCGATATGATCGCCCGTCAGCTTAAACTTCGCGATCTCGGCGGTCAGGTCGTTATCGACTTCATTGAAATGAAAGATCCCAAGCATTGCCGCGAAGTTGAAAAAACAATGCGTGCTGCTCTCAAGGGCGACCGAGCCCGTACAGATGTCGGACGTATTTCCCGTTTTGGACTGATGGAACTGGTCCGCCAGCGTCTGGGGTCATCTGCTATAGCCGTTTCCACAGAGTCCTGTCCTTGTTGTGACGGAACTGGTATCCGCCGCAATATGGAATGGCAGTCTATGCAGGCTATTAAAGATATCTACCGTATGCTGCGCAAGCCCAATGCTGAATCTCCGCTGGTCTACGAGGCAGAGGAAGAGCTGGCTCTTTATCTGCTTAATCATAAGCGGGACGCGATCATCCAGTATGAAAAAATGTTCGATACCAAGATTAATATAGAAATTCTCTGGGGCGAATAA
- a CDS encoding BrnT family toxin: MPFEYDKNKSATNLKKHGIDFEAAQALWNDPDLLEIPARTQDEPRNFYIGMINGKHWSAVTTPRNGAIRIISVRRSRKKEVELYES; the protein is encoded by the coding sequence ATGCCATTTGAATATGACAAAAACAAAAGCGCCACAAACCTCAAAAAACATGGTATTGATTTCGAAGCAGCGCAGGCCCTTTGGAATGATCCTGACCTCTTGGAAATACCGGCCAGAACTCAGGATGAACCGCGCAATTTTTATATAGGCATGATCAATGGAAAACATTGGTCTGCTGTAACAACTCCCCGCAATGGAGCTATCCGTATAATCTCTGTACGCCGCTCCAGAAAGAAGGAGGTGGAACTCTATGAAAGCTAA
- a CDS encoding CopG family transcriptional regulator encodes MKAKEFDETFESDQDITAHLDMSKATRPNKGTKRVNVDFPAWMVIALDREAERLGINRQAVIKTWIANRIDSGRSADA; translated from the coding sequence ATGAAAGCTAAAGAATTTGATGAAACCTTTGAATCCGATCAGGATATCACTGCGCATCTCGATATGTCCAAAGCTACCCGCCCGAACAAAGGCACTAAACGGGTCAATGTGGATTTCCCCGCGTGGATGGTCATAGCTCTCGACCGTGAGGCCGAGAGACTTGGAATCAATAGACAGGCGGTAATCAAAACTTGGATCGCCAATCGCATCGATAGCGGACGCTCCGCAGACGCATAA
- a CDS encoding YccF domain-containing protein, giving the protein MRTLGNILWYFPFLGFINAIMFFLLGSLLTLTVVASPLGLGLIQYSKFLFAPFSSSMVSKDDLNVEGNPAWEAYSIIIMILWIPFGIIFALITISQIVGLAISIVGIPVALVLAKSLRTIFNPVGMVCVPAVVAQEVQRRKNEDAINRHLR; this is encoded by the coding sequence ATGAGAACTCTCGGAAACATATTATGGTATTTTCCATTTTTAGGATTCATCAACGCAATAATGTTTTTCCTGCTTGGTTCATTGCTGACGCTGACCGTAGTTGCTTCTCCGCTTGGGTTGGGTTTGATCCAGTACAGCAAATTCCTTTTCGCTCCATTCAGCTCGTCCATGGTTTCCAAGGATGATCTTAATGTAGAGGGCAATCCTGCATGGGAGGCCTATTCCATAATAATCATGATCCTCTGGATTCCTTTCGGCATCATTTTCGCGCTGATCACGATCTCCCAGATTGTAGGACTGGCTATTTCAATCGTCGGTATCCCGGTAGCATTAGTGCTCGCAAAATCCCTGCGCACCATCTTCAACCCGGTAGGCATGGTCTGCGTACCAGCCGTTGTCGCTCAGGAAGTGCAACGCCGTAAGAATGAGGATGCTATTAATCGTCATCTACGGTAG
- a CDS encoding AMP-binding protein yields the protein MEKQKYGSSEEFCAEYRPEVPENYNFAYDCVDEIAASDPKRPAMIHIGPDGTRTEKDFDFFSKKSARLANALRKAGVGKGDRIMIILYRRIDWWVSMLACHKIGAVPVPSPNLLTVKDIEFRVNFAKIKCIIAEDSVADRADEANKSCPSLEVLVQAGDGKLHDGWLDFETICDEASDSFPRPADCAGGDDPLLIFFSSGTTGQPKMVEHTHNYPLGHYVTGAYWHDLEPGDVHLTLADTGWGKAVWGKYYGQWMAGAVVFVWDFRGKFEPAELLRVLAENKVTSFCAPPTVYRFMIREDLSKYDLSSLKHCTTAGELLNASVFEAWKEATGLPLYEGYGQTESVLQIATFPNMKPKPGSIGKPCPGWEVTLIDTEGNLCGPGEEGQICVKLDPRPVGLFTGYLDEPQKTENVMVNGYYQTGDKAWMDEDGYYWFLGRTDDLIKSSGYRIGPFEVESALITHEAIVEAAVTGVPCDVRGQAVKATVVLAPGYEGSEELTKELQNHVKKVTAPYKYPRVIDYVEELPKTISGKIKRAEIRAKDEADAKA from the coding sequence ATGGAAAAGCAGAAATACGGTTCCAGCGAAGAGTTCTGTGCCGAATACAGACCAGAAGTACCCGAGAATTACAACTTTGCCTATGATTGCGTAGACGAAATTGCCGCATCAGATCCAAAGCGTCCGGCAATGATTCACATCGGACCGGATGGAACCCGTACTGAAAAAGATTTCGACTTTTTTTCTAAGAAGTCAGCCCGTCTGGCAAATGCACTGCGTAAGGCCGGAGTAGGAAAAGGCGACCGTATCATGATCATCCTTTACCGTCGCATCGACTGGTGGGTGAGCATGCTGGCCTGCCACAAGATCGGCGCTGTTCCCGTTCCTTCCCCGAACCTGCTTACAGTGAAAGACATTGAGTTCCGCGTGAACTTTGCCAAGATCAAATGCATCATTGCTGAAGATTCTGTGGCGGACCGCGCTGACGAAGCGAATAAGAGCTGTCCTTCTCTTGAAGTTCTGGTTCAGGCCGGGGACGGAAAGCTGCACGATGGATGGCTTGATTTTGAAACCATCTGCGATGAAGCATCCGACTCTTTTCCCCGTCCTGCTGACTGCGCCGGCGGCGATGATCCCCTGCTGATTTTCTTTTCGTCCGGTACTACCGGACAGCCGAAGATGGTTGAGCACACTCATAATTACCCGCTGGGTCACTACGTAACAGGTGCTTACTGGCACGACCTTGAGCCGGGTGATGTTCACCTGACCCTTGCCGATACCGGATGGGGTAAGGCTGTATGGGGCAAATATTACGGTCAGTGGATGGCCGGTGCGGTTGTATTTGTCTGGGATTTCCGTGGCAAATTCGAACCAGCCGAGTTGCTGCGCGTACTTGCAGAGAACAAAGTTACTTCTTTCTGCGCACCGCCCACAGTTTATCGTTTTATGATTCGCGAAGATCTTTCCAAGTATGACCTTTCCTCGCTCAAACACTGCACAACCGCAGGTGAGCTGCTTAATGCTTCGGTTTTTGAAGCATGGAAAGAAGCTACAGGGCTGCCTCTCTATGAAGGTTACGGCCAGACCGAGTCCGTGCTTCAGATCGCAACTTTCCCTAATATGAAGCCTAAACCGGGCTCCATCGGCAAGCCCTGCCCGGGGTGGGAAGTGACTCTCATAGATACCGAAGGAAACCTTTGCGGTCCCGGTGAAGAAGGTCAGATCTGCGTAAAACTCGATCCCCGTCCTGTCGGCTTGTTCACTGGCTACCTCGACGAACCGCAAAAGACTGAGAATGTAATGGTCAACGGGTATTACCAGACTGGAGATAAGGCATGGATGGACGAGGACGGTTATTACTGGTTCCTCGGCCGTACTGATGATCTGATCAAGAGTTCCGGCTACCGTATCGGACCCTTCGAGGTTGAATCTGCGCTGATCACTCATGAGGCAATCGTGGAAGCCGCAGTAACAGGCGTGCCTTGTGATGTTCGCGGTCAGGCTGTCAAGGCGACAGTAGTTCTTGCTCCCGGCTACGAAGGCAGTGAAGAGCTGACCAAGGAATTGCAGAATCACGTTAAGAAGGTCACCGCGCCATATAAGTATCCGCGCGTTATCGATTACGTTGAAGAGTTGCCTAAGACTATCAGCGGCAAGATCAAACGTGCAGAGATTCGCGCTAAAGACGAGGCTGACGCCAAGGCTTAA
- a CDS encoding radical SAM protein, with the protein MGYRYVFGPVFSGRIGRSLGLDLLGRRVCSMDCVYCEVGQTDLLTAERDIYVLAADILDELDKWKHEGHELPDVITLGGLGEPTLNVELPEIIRGIKKLFPSMPVAVLTNATTMTDPEVRKELLEADFVLPSMDSLVASEFRAINRPSKGTDPTEIAKALIEFRKEFSGKIFLEVLLSRGYNDSDENLFLMKDFSTELAPDRIDVVTLSRPGTLEKAGPVDSETIGRWKKVLDAAPCKDRDCGPDTGAKKRSGADVTAHVQGEHSHAFDRIQASIMRRPQTAQQLSGALAIPLERVEQVLDELEKSGKLHVRQTGNDIYYDCRLDEES; encoded by the coding sequence ATGGGTTATAGATATGTCTTCGGGCCGGTTTTTTCCGGTAGAATCGGGCGTTCATTGGGGCTGGACCTGCTTGGTCGCAGGGTTTGTTCCATGGATTGCGTTTACTGCGAAGTAGGGCAGACCGACCTGCTTACCGCTGAGCGCGATATTTATGTTCTCGCGGCTGATATTCTTGATGAATTGGATAAATGGAAGCATGAAGGGCATGAACTGCCCGATGTGATTACCCTCGGGGGGCTGGGAGAGCCTACCCTCAACGTGGAACTGCCCGAAATAATTCGAGGCATAAAAAAACTTTTCCCGTCTATGCCAGTGGCCGTGCTGACAAACGCGACCACCATGACGGACCCCGAAGTGAGAAAGGAATTATTGGAAGCCGATTTTGTGCTTCCTTCCATGGATTCTCTCGTTGCTTCGGAATTCAGGGCCATAAACAGGCCGTCTAAGGGGACTGACCCTACGGAAATTGCCAAAGCCCTGATCGAATTCCGCAAGGAGTTCAGTGGTAAGATTTTTCTGGAAGTGCTCCTTTCACGGGGATACAATGATTCGGATGAAAACCTTTTTTTGATGAAAGATTTTTCTACCGAGCTTGCCCCTGACCGCATTGATGTGGTCACTCTTTCGCGACCCGGAACTCTGGAGAAGGCCGGTCCGGTTGATTCCGAGACCATAGGCCGCTGGAAAAAGGTTCTTGATGCCGCGCCCTGCAAAGACAGGGATTGCGGACCGGATACCGGCGCAAAGAAAAGGAGCGGTGCGGACGTAACAGCCCATGTGCAGGGCGAACACTCCCACGCATTTGACCGGATTCAGGCTTCTATCATGCGCAGACCGCAGACAGCGCAACAGCTCTCCGGAGCATTGGCGATACCCTTGGAGAGGGTGGAGCAGGTGCTGGATGAGCTGGAAAAAAGCGGTAAACTGCACGTCAGGCAGACTGGAAATGATATTTATTACGATTGCAGGCTTGACGAAGAATCATGA
- a CDS encoding AMP-binding protein, which produces MEQSHLREITLGALLDEAVEKCPDQEAVVYVDRDFRLTYREFGDLVDELAMGLMALGIEKGEKVAVWATNVPYWVALQFATAKIGAILLTVNTFYRTTELEYLLKQSDCENLVIIDGFREIDYLQTVYDLIPELKTQERGYLKSEKFPDLKRVFFLGQEKHRGMYSMAEVINLSAVTTEEDYEARQATLDPHDVVNMQYTSGTTGFPKGVQLTHYNISNNGFWIGENQGFKPGDRLCLPVPLFHCFGCVLGVMAAVNHGTTMVILEGFDPLLVMASVDQEKCTALYGVPTMFIAILEHKLFEKFNYSSLRTGIMAGSPCPIEVMKKVMDKMNMTDITICYGLTEASPVMTQTRMTDSLQRRTETVGQAMPEIEVAIINPETGEMCEHGETGEICCRGYNVMKGYYNNPEATNSAIDMDGWLHSGDLGTMDEEGYVDVTGRLKDMIIRGGENIYPREIEEFLYTMDGILDVQVAGVPSEKYGEQVGAFIILKDGVEMTKQDVIDYCRGQISRYKIPKYITFLDAYPMTASGKIQKYKLRDMAAELYPDA; this is translated from the coding sequence ATGGAACAATCACATCTCAGGGAAATTACACTCGGAGCTTTGCTGGATGAGGCAGTTGAAAAATGTCCGGATCAGGAAGCCGTTGTTTATGTGGACCGCGATTTTCGCCTGACGTACCGTGAATTCGGTGATCTGGTGGATGAACTGGCCATGGGACTTATGGCTTTGGGAATTGAAAAAGGTGAGAAGGTCGCCGTATGGGCTACCAACGTACCTTACTGGGTGGCACTGCAGTTTGCGACTGCCAAGATCGGCGCCATCCTGCTCACGGTTAACACCTTTTACCGTACCACTGAGCTGGAATACCTGCTCAAGCAGTCCGATTGCGAGAACCTCGTCATTATCGACGGTTTCAGGGAGATAGATTATCTTCAGACTGTTTATGACCTGATTCCTGAGCTTAAGACACAGGAACGAGGTTATCTCAAGAGCGAAAAGTTCCCTGATCTTAAAAGAGTCTTTTTTCTCGGTCAGGAAAAACATCGCGGCATGTACTCTATGGCTGAGGTGATTAACCTTTCCGCAGTTACAACAGAGGAAGACTACGAAGCCCGTCAGGCAACTCTCGACCCGCATGACGTAGTCAATATGCAGTACACCTCCGGAACTACAGGTTTTCCCAAAGGCGTACAGCTGACTCACTACAATATCAGTAACAACGGATTCTGGATCGGCGAAAACCAAGGCTTTAAGCCCGGTGACCGTCTTTGCCTGCCTGTGCCCCTGTTCCACTGCTTCGGTTGTGTTTTGGGCGTTATGGCGGCAGTGAACCACGGTACAACCATGGTTATCCTTGAAGGATTTGATCCGCTGTTGGTTATGGCTTCCGTAGATCAGGAAAAGTGTACAGCACTTTACGGTGTTCCGACCATGTTCATCGCGATTCTTGAGCACAAACTGTTCGAGAAATTTAATTATTCTTCATTGCGGACCGGTATTATGGCCGGGTCTCCCTGTCCCATCGAGGTCATGAAGAAGGTTATGGACAAGATGAACATGACCGATATCACCATCTGCTACGGTCTGACAGAAGCCTCTCCGGTTATGACCCAGACTCGTATGACTGATAGTTTGCAGCGCCGGACAGAAACCGTCGGTCAGGCTATGCCTGAAATCGAAGTGGCAATCATCAACCCGGAAACAGGCGAGATGTGCGAACACGGTGAGACAGGTGAAATCTGCTGCCGCGGTTACAACGTCATGAAGGGGTACTACAACAACCCTGAAGCAACCAATTCCGCTATTGATATGGATGGATGGCTCCACTCCGGCGATCTCGGCACCATGGATGAAGAAGGGTATGTGGATGTCACCGGACGCCTTAAGGATATGATTATTCGTGGCGGTGAGAACATTTACCCCCGTGAAATCGAGGAATTCCTCTATACGATGGACGGTATCCTCGATGTGCAGGTAGCGGGTGTTCCCAGTGAAAAGTATGGGGAGCAGGTCGGCGCATTCATCATCCTCAAGGATGGTGTGGAAATGACCAAGCAGGATGTTATCGACTACTGCCGTGGTCAGATTTCACGCTACAAGATTCCTAAGTACATTACATTCCTTGACGCTTACCCTATGACCGCAAGCGGCAAGATTCAGAAATATAAACTTCGGGATATGGCTGCAGAGCTGTATCCTGACGCATAA
- a CDS encoding XRE family transcriptional regulator, with amino-acid sequence MSKAKVGQRIKKFREKQGLSLEEFSNRTGLGIDFLEAVEEKEKYPSLGPLLKIARALGVRLGTFLDDQVSKDPLIVKLGGRQEEFSMHSDKEKTASMKYFSLAKGKSDRHMEPFFIEIQPEDGEPKMTSHEGEEFIIVVSGKLKVVYGKEESVLEAGDSVYFNSVVPHYVAAEGSERCDIYAVLYFPE; translated from the coding sequence ATGAGTAAAGCAAAAGTAGGACAGCGTATTAAAAAATTCAGGGAAAAGCAGGGTCTTAGCCTTGAAGAGTTTTCCAATAGAACCGGTCTTGGAATAGATTTCCTTGAAGCTGTAGAAGAAAAAGAGAAATACCCCTCGCTAGGTCCCCTACTTAAAATCGCCAGAGCTCTTGGAGTAAGACTGGGCACCTTCCTCGACGATCAGGTCAGCAAAGACCCGCTTATTGTTAAACTCGGCGGGCGCCAGGAAGAGTTTTCCATGCACTCCGACAAGGAAAAGACTGCTTCTATGAAGTACTTTTCACTTGCTAAAGGTAAAAGTGATCGGCACATGGAGCCTTTTTTCATTGAAATTCAGCCTGAGGACGGCGAACCTAAGATGACTTCCCACGAAGGTGAGGAATTTATTATTGTTGTTTCCGGTAAACTCAAGGTTGTTTACGGCAAGGAAGAAAGTGTTCTGGAAGCAGGCGACAGCGTCTATTTTAATTCTGTGGTTCCGCACTATGTTGCTGCTGAAGGCAGCGAAAGGTGTGATATCTACGCGGTTCTTTATTTCCCGGAATAA